CGGCGGCCGGTATCCCGATTTCGGCGTGTCGTTCGAATCGTACGTGTGCGACGAGTTTCTCGAGTTGGAAACGCTCGGCGAACTTCTCGTCGTCGAACCCGGGGAGGAGGCCGTACACGAAGAAGTGTGGGAACTTTGCCGCGGTTTTCGCCCGGAAGAGGCGGACGGCATGACCGAGGACGAGCTGTATGAGCGGCTGTCCTCGCTGCCGCCATTGGCCGGGGCGTGACGGCGTGCGGGCGGGAGGCGATCCGATTTGTTAAAACGGACGTTGATCGGGCTCATTCGTAGTTTTGAGACGACCGGCGAGAAGGCGCGCGATCCGGCGCTCAAGACGCGGCATTATAAAATTCCGAAAGAACGGCTTCAGGAAGAGACGCTGAGCGTGCTCAAAAAACTGCCTGGTTTTAAAATTCTTCACCTGATCGACAACATGAACGAGATTCTCGTGGAGCGTAAAACGTTTACCGGGCGCGTCCAGGACGTGACGATCACGCTTTTTGCGCTCGGACCGAACCGTTCGGCGATCGACATTTATTCCGCGTCGCGCGGTTCGCTCGGCGACCTCGGTTCGAATTACCGCACGATTTTGCTTATCTATAACGAACTCGACCGCCGGCTGGCCGCCTACAAGATTTCGTCGTGACAAGCGGCGCGCCGCGAAAATGGCGCGCGGCGCGCCGTCAACCGACGATCGCCGTTACAGGCACTCCGCCACGGCGCGGATGGCGGCGTCGTAGTCCGGATGTTCCGTCATTTCCCGGACGTACTGGACGTAACGAATCGTATCCGACGCGTCGACGACGAACACCGACCGCATCAGAAGCTGCAGTTCTTTGATCAGAACACCGTAGGCCTGACCGAACGCCCGCGTCTTGTAGTCGGACAGCGTAACGACGTGTTGCGCTCCGGCGGCTCCGCACCAGCGCGCCTGCGCCATCGGCAGGTCGACGCTGACGGTCAGGACGACGACGCGGTCGCCCCATTTGCCGGCTTCTTCATTAAACCGGCGCGTCTGCTGATCGCAGACGCCGGTGTCGAGCGAGGGCACGACGCTGATCAACTTGACTTTTCCGGCGAAATCTTTCAGCGAGACGACGTCGGTCAACGTCTTGTTCAGCTGAAAGTCGGGCGCTTTGTCGCCGGGTTTCAGTTCCGGACCGATCAGGGTAATCGGGTTTCCTTTCAGGGTGGCGACTCCGCTTCGTTCGACGCTCATGGGACTGGCGACCTCCTTTTTCGGAACGGATCGTTTCCGACAACTCCCATTATACCCGCCGGCCCGGGCTTTTGTCCAATCCGCCGCGGCGG
This genomic window from Candidatus Reconcilbacillus cellulovorans contains:
- a CDS encoding lipid hydroperoxide peroxidase — its product is MSVERSGVATLKGNPITLIGPELKPGDKAPDFQLNKTLTDVVSLKDFAGKVKLISVVPSLDTGVCDQQTRRFNEEAGKWGDRVVVLTVSVDLPMAQARWCGAAGAQHVVTLSDYKTRAFGQAYGVLIKELQLLMRSVFVVDASDTIRYVQYVREMTEHPDYDAAIRAVAECL